AGAACTCAACCAACGGCAAGATTGACCCGAAACCGGTTCCGACGGTGCACGATCGCGTGTGCGTACCCGGGTAAGAGATGTGGGATCAATCCCGGTTATTGGAGGGATCCAGACGGGCGCATATCGGGAAGAAAGTTATAAGTTACTCATAGAAATATGTTTAACTCAGTGAAAATATTAAATAGAAAATTTTGCGTGGCGCCCATGATGGAGCGCACAGACCGGCATTTCCGGTATCTCGCGCGCCTGATCACGCGCTGCGCCATGCTCTATACGGAGATGGTGGCGGTGCCCGCGCTGATACACGGTCAGGCGGAACGGGCGCTGTGGTTTCACCCTCTGGAGCGGCCGCTGGCATTGCAGCTCGGTGGCAGCGAGCCGGTCGAACTTGCCGCCGGTTCGCGGATGGCGCAGGAGGCCGGCTACGACGAGGTCAACCTGAACGTGGGTTGTCCCAGCCCGCGGGTGCGTGACGGGCGCTTCGGGGCCTGTCTGATGGCCGAACCGGCACTGGTGGCGGACTGCGTCGCGGCGATGGCGGATGCCTGTGACCTCCCCGTGACGGTCAAGACGCGCCTCGGGATCGACGATCGGGGTTCCTATGACGAGCTGTGCGACTTCGTGGGGCGCGTGGCGGAGGCGGGTTGTTCGGCCTTTATCGTACACGCCCGCAAGGCCTGGCTGCGGGGGCTCAATCCGAAGCAGAACCGCAGTGTGCCGCCGCTGCGCTACGACACGGTGTATCGCCTGAAACGGGACCTTCCGACGCTGGAAATCATCGTCAACGGCGGGATTACGACCGTCGAGGCGGCGCGCGCGCATCTCGAACACGTCGACGGCGCGATGCTGGGACGCGAGGCCTATGGCAATCCCTGGTTGCTGGTGGACGTAGACCGGCAGATCTATGGCGCAGAGGACTCGCCCCCGACACGTGGCGAGGTGCTGGCACGCTATCTTCCGTACGTCGAGCAGCAACTCGCCAATGGCGTATCATTGAATCTGGTGACGCGGCACCTGATGGGGTTCTACCAGGGTCTGCCGGGAGCGAAACGGTGGCGACGGACCCTAGGTGAAGGGGCGCGGGCAGGGGCTGCAAGGGCCGACCTCATACGGGAGGCGGCTGAACTCGTCGACGACACCGCTCGCGCGGGTTGCGCATAAGCGGCGCAAGGGGTTTGTTCCGAGCCGGGTTTCCCGACCCCGATATCAGAGCAAATCGCTGACGGCGTCTCGCTCCTCGCGAAGTTCCGCGTCGCTTGCATTCATGCGCCCGCGGCTGAAGTCGTCGATTTCCAGGTCCTGGACGATCTCGTAGCGTCCGTCATGGCAGGTCACGGGGTAGGAATACACCACCCCTTCACGGATACCGTAACTGCCGTCCGACGGCACCGCCATGCTGGTCCAGTCCGCGGTTTCCGTTCCCTGGTGCCAGGTTCTCATCTGGTCGAGCGCGGCCGATGCGGCCGATGCCGCCGATGAGGCACCCCTTGCCTTGATAACCGCCGCCCCGCGTTTCTGCACCGTCGGTATGAAGGTGTCGCGGACCCACGAGGCGTCCAGTTGCTCGATGGCAGGGCGTCCGGAGATGGTGCAGTGGCTGACGTCCGGGTATTGAGTGGCGGAGTGGTTGCCCCAGATCGTCATCCGCCGGACATCGCTGACCGCTGTACCGCTATGCGAGGCGACCTGGGCAATCGCGCGATTGTGGTCGAGGCGGGTCATGGCGCTGAACTGCGATGGATCGAGATCCGGTGCGTTGGACAGCGCGATCAATGCGTTGGTATTGGCGGGATTGCCGACGACCTGTACCCGAACGTCGCGAGTGGCGTTGTCGTTGATCGCCTTTCCCTGCGGCCCGAAGATCCGCGCGTTCGCCCCGATCAGGTCGGCGCGCTCCATGCCCGCCCCTCGCGGTCGAGCGCCGACCAGGAAGACGTGAGTGACATCACCCATGCCCTCGCTGAGATCGGCCGTGACCGTAACGCCCGCCAGCAGCGGGAAGGCGCAGTCCGCCAGTTCCATTGCGACGCCGCTCAACGCGCCGAGGGCGGGCTCGATCTCGATCATTTGCAGGATGACGGGTTGATCGTAACCGAACAGGTCTCCCGCGGCGGCGCGGAAGGCAAGGGCGTATCCAATGTTGCCGGCGGCGCCGGTAATGGCGACTCTCAGCGGTGTTGTCATGTCGCTCGTCCTTATCTGTATCTGTCTTGATCTGTCAGTCTTTTCTGCTCATGAGGCTACGAGGCTTGCGAGCATCCGGCATTGTCGCCCACCAGCACGGTGCACCGCAACGTCCTCTCGAACGCCTTGGCGGCGGACTTTCGGATCCGGTTGCCGGGCTACCGCGGGACGGAGGGTTTCGCTACACTCAGCCGCCAGCCCCACTCGCGCACCGAGCGACATGGACAGACTCAAGGCGAACATCCGCGACATCCCCGATTTCCCGGGTCCAGGCATCGTGTTTCGCGACATCACCCCCATGGTCAAGGACCCTTCCACACTGCGGCTCGCGGTGCACCAGTTGCTGCATCCGTTTCTGGGCGAGCCGATTACGGCGGTCGCCGGGATGGAGGCCAGGGGGTTTATCTTCGGTAGTCTGGTAGCGTGGGAACTCGGCGTCGGATTCGTTCCCCTGCGCAAGCCGGGCAAGTTGCCCTATGACGTGCAGAGCGCCTCCTATGACCTGGAATACGGATCCGCAACCCTGGAGGTCCACGTCGATGCGCTGAAGTCGGGCGAGCGCGTCCTGCTGGTCGACGATCTGCTGGCCACGGGCGGTACGGCGGAGGCCAGTTGCAAGCTGGTCGAGTCGCTGGGCGCCGAGGTCTCGGCCTGCGCCTTCGTCGTCGAACTCGATGCCCTCGGCGGGCGCGAGCGGTTGGCGGGCCGTCGCGTCCACTCACTGATCCACTACTGATTGCGGGTAGGGGCGCCTCCGGCGACCACCTCGCGACACGGGAATCCAGTCATGTCACTCGGCCCCGTCATGGTCGATCTGGAGGGGACCGTCCTCTCCGGCCCGGAAGAATCGCTGCTCCGCCACCCGATGGTGGGTGGGGTCATCCTGTTCACGCGGAACTTCGAGTCGATCCCTCAACTGCGCGTGCTGGTAGCGTCAATTCACGCACTGCGTCACCCGCGGCTGCTGGTCGCGGTCGATCATGAAGGTGGCCGGGTGCAGCGTTTCAGGGAGGGATTCACATGCCTGCCCCCGGCGCGCTCGATCGGGGATCTGTACGCGAGCGATCCAGGCCACGCGAGATCCTCGGCCAGACTGTTGGGTTGGCTGATGGCGGCGGAGCTGCGCGCGGTCGGGATCGACTTCAGCTTCACCCCCGTGCTGGATCTGGGGCACGGGCTCGGTGACGTCATCGGCGATCGTGCCTACCATCGTGGGCCGGAGGTTGTGGCGGACCTCGCTCACCACACGATGGTCGGCATGCGGGATGCCGGCATGGCGGCCGTGGGCAAGCACTTTCCGGGGCACGGCTCGGTGAAGGAGGACTCTCATATCGCCATGCCCGTGGACCGGCGGCCACTGGCGGATGTCATGGGCAGCGACGTGCTTCCGTTCGAGCGCATGATCCACTACGGGCTCGCCGGTATGATGCCGGCGCACGTCATCTACCCGTCAGCCGATCCGCGGCCGGCGGGCTTCTCCCCGTTCTGGCTGCAGGGCGTCCTGAGGGGACAGCTCGGATTCCAGGGAGCGATCTTCAGCGATGACCTGAGCATGGAGGCCGCGCACGTGGCTGGAGACCTGCCGGCACGGGCGCGCAAGGCGCTGGAGGCCGGGTGCGACATGGTGCTGGTATGCAATCATCCGCAAGGCGCGCGGGAAACCGTCGAGTCCCTGGAAGGATACGAGAGCCCGGCTTCGCTGGTGCGCCTGGCCCGCATGCACGCCCACGGCGGCGACGGCGAGGTGACCGGGCCCGAGGGGGCGCGATGGCGCGAGGCGGTGGCGCTGGCCGCGAGCCTCAAAGATTCGCCGGGGTACGAGTTGAATGTGTGATCCCAGGAATCCGGTTCCGTCCTTTTCCGGATCAGGAGAAGAACCCAAATGAACATGACCGGGCCTTCGAGACACGAGATGGAGCGCATCCTCGAAGACGCGGAGCGGCTTTTCGATGCGGGGGCCATCGATGCGGCGCTGGACGCGATGGCCAGACGTATCCGTCAGGACCTGAAGGATCGGGAAGTCCTGGTATTGTGCGTCATGCACGGCGGCCTGATGACGACCGCCGGGATCCTGCCGCGGCTGGGGTTCCCCGTGGTGCAGGACTATATCCACGTGAGCCGCTACCGTGGTCGTACGTCCGGCGGGGAACTCCACTGGAAACGCCCGCCGCCGGAGGACCTTTCCGGACGCGTGGTACTGGTCGTGGACGACATCCTCGACGAGGGACACACCCTGGCGGCCATCGTGGCGCGATGCGCCTCCCAGGGGGCGGACCTCGTGAAGACCGCCGTGCTCCTGGACAAACGGGTCGCGGGCCGCAAACGGCCAATAGAGGCGGACTACGTCGGTCTCGAGGTCGGGGACCGTTATGTATTCGGTTTCGGCATGGACTATGCCGAGGGTCTGCGCAACCTGCCGGAGATCTATGCGCTAGGCGCGTCCTGAAGCAGCGATGGGGAGATTGGCTGGGCTGTCGGTGGACTGCGCTGCTGCTTGTCCACCCTACGGACGACAAGCAATTGAAGAGTCGATACAAATTTTTGAAGCAGGCAGAAACAGGTAGGGTGGACAAGTGAAACGCCGTTCACCAGTATGTAGGGTGGATGAGCGCAGCGTAATCCACCAATAGAAGCTGAAAGCGGGGAACACGAATGACCCGTTCGGATCTCGCCGTTATCGGCGGCACCGGGCTCGAGACGTTGCCGGGGCTTGAGGTCACGGAGCGGCAGGTCGTGGAGACACCTTGGGGGCCACCTTCGGGCCCGCTCGTGCACGGGACGCTGCACGAACGCCCGGTGACGTTCCTTTCCCGGCACGGCGAGGGCCACGCCATCGCACCCCATCGGGTCAACTACCGGGCCAATATCTGGGCGCTCCGCGAACATGCCTCTAACCGTGTGATGGCTGTGGCGGCCGTCGGCGGGATCGATGCCCTGATCGCCCCGGGGACGATCTGTATACCAGACCAGATCATCGACTACACCTGGAACCGCGACACGACCTTTTTCGATCCTTCGCACGGAGAGGTGGTGCACATCGATTTTACGCAGCCCTATTGCGAGAAGCTGCGCGGCGAAATGCTGCTGGCCGCGACCCGGGCCGGAATCGAGGTGACACCGGCAGGCACCTATGCGGCGGTTCAGGGCCCGCGTCTCGAGACCGCCGCAGAGGTCAGAAGGCTGCAGCGCGATGGCTGCCACATCGTGGGTATGACCGGCATGCCCGAGGCATGTCTGGCGCGTGAGCTTGAGCTCTGCTATGCGACTTGCGCGGTCTGCGCGAATGCCGCGGCTGGGCTGGGGCCGGGTATGATCACTATGGACGATATCCGCGCCACACTGGTCAACGGGATGGCGGATGTCGGCCGGCTGATCGGTGCACTGCTTGCCGTCTAGTTGGCGGGCGACGCCGGTTGGCCGTCGCTCTCCTCGGGCTCAGGCTCTGTCTCGGGTTCGGGTGGTGTCGAGGCGCCTTGAAGCCGGGTGACCATGACGAGGATGCCGAGCAGCGGGTGGTCGATGTAGTGGAGTTCGCCGCTGCGCATACGCCGGTGGCTCCGAACGGGGTACTGATGCAATTCCTTTCGGCTCGTCTGAGCGCCGGTCGCGGCATCGTGTACAGAAACGATTTCGGGCTGGCGGTAGACCAGGTCGGTATCGATGTGCAGATAGCGCCCCTTTCCCAATGTCACCGTACCGTCGAATTGCTCGAACACCGTATCCCTGGAGATGCGCGTGTCTCCCATCGGATGGTCGAGGGGAAGGGCGAGGTACTGGCGGCGGACCGCCTCGGTATAGTCGTTGCCGCCGTGCACGCGGACAGGCGGAGCTGTGTCGCGATCCATTCCCGGCTGTCGCCAGATGAAGTGACCCAGCAACCGGTAGCGAGACGATCGCTTGATCGTCGCCACCACGTCCGCGATCGCACTGTCAGAGGAAGGGACGGCTTCGAAACCTTCCGGCAATCGCCGCTCCTCGAGGCGGATCGCACCTGCGGTGTCGGGCGTATCCGGCGTAGAGACCATCCGTTCGTCGTCGTGCGGATTGGCGAAGGTGAACACGACCAGATCGACCTGGTAGTCGGGACCGGCGCCATAAACACTCGGCACGGGCATCGTGGTCAGCAGTGCGATCAGCAGGCAGGTAACGATTCCCGGCGCGTGCGGTGGTTGACGCATGTCAGGCGGCCTTCTTGTGTGCAAGGGTCTCGATGAGTTCCTGGATGGCCCGCACCCGCTCCTCGATCCCCGGCATATCGCGGAAGAACGACAGGCGGTCGCTTCCGTCCAGACGAAATTCTCCGGGGCGCTGCTGAATCAGATCCACCAGCCGGGCCGGGTCGATACTTGGATCGGGGTCGAAGCGCAGGCGCCCCCCCTCGGCGCCGGCATCCACGCTGCGGATCCCCAGGTGCGCGATGCGAAGCTTCAGCCGTGTGGTCTCGAACAGGTTGCGGGCGTGTTCCGGCAGCAGCCCGAAACGGTCGATCATCTCCACCTGCAGTTCTCGCAACGCCGCTTCATTCTCCGCGCCGGCGATACGTTTGTACAGGATGAGCCGGGTGTGTACGTCGGGGACGTAGTCGTCGGGCAAAAGCGCCGTGACCCCCAGATCCACCTCCGAGCCGTGATCGAGCGGCGCCTCGGGGTCGGGGACCTCGCCGCTGCGCAGGGCCTTGACGGCCCGGTCCAGCAGGTCATTGTAGAGCGAGAAGCCGACCTCGTGGATCTGGCCGCTCTGTTCGTCGCCCAGCAGTTCGCCGGCGCCACGGATCTCCAGGTCGTGGGTTGCCAGCGTGAATCCCACCCCGAGGTCCTCCAGCGCCTCGATCGCCTGGATACGCTTCCAGGCGTCGGCGGTCATCGCACCCTTCGGTGGGGCGATCAGATAGGCATAGGCGCGGTGATGCGAACGACCGACCCGGCCCCGCAACTGGTGCAACTGCGACAGTCCGAGCTTGTCGGCGCGGTTGATGACAATCGTGTTGGCGCTGGGAACGTCGATACCGCTTTCGATGATGGTGGTGCAGACCAGCACGTTGAACCGCTGGTGGTAGAAGTCGAGCATCACCTGTTCGAGATCGCGTTCGGGCATCTGGCCATGCGCCACCTCGATGCGCGCATCGGGTAACAACTCGGCGAGTTGCGCGGCGGTCCTGTCGATCGACCGTACCTCGTTGTGCAGGAAGTAAATCTGTCCGCCACGCTTCAACTCGCGTTGTGCGGCCTCGCGGATGGTGATGTTGTCCCACTGCGAGACGAAGGTCTTGATCGCGTGCCGCTGCACGGGTGGGGTCGCGATGATCGAAAGGTCGCGCAGCCCGCTCAAGGACATGTTCAGTGTCCGCGGGATGGGCGTGGCCGTCAGGGTCAACAGATCGACCTCTGCGCGCAACGCCTTGAGACGTTCCTTGTGGCGGACCCCGAAGCGATGTTCCTCGTCCACGATGACCAGACCCAGGCGCTTGAACTCGACGCCTTTCTGCAGCAGCTTGTGGGTGCCGATGACGATGTCGACCCCACCGCTGGCGATCCCCTCCAGCGCGCTTTTCTGCTGTTTCGCACCGGTGAAGCGGGACAG
This portion of the Gammaproteobacteria bacterium genome encodes:
- the dusA gene encoding tRNA dihydrouridine(20/20a) synthase DusA, which gives rise to MFNSVKILNRKFCVAPMMERTDRHFRYLARLITRCAMLYTEMVAVPALIHGQAERALWFHPLERPLALQLGGSEPVELAAGSRMAQEAGYDEVNLNVGCPSPRVRDGRFGACLMAEPALVADCVAAMADACDLPVTVKTRLGIDDRGSYDELCDFVGRVAEAGCSAFIVHARKAWLRGLNPKQNRSVPPLRYDTVYRLKRDLPTLEIIVNGGITTVEAARAHLEHVDGAMLGREAYGNPWLLVDVDRQIYGAEDSPPTRGEVLARYLPYVEQQLANGVSLNLVTRHLMGFYQGLPGAKRWRRTLGEGARAGAARADLIREAAELVDDTARAGCA
- a CDS encoding malate dehydrogenase, with the protein product MTTPLRVAITGAAGNIGYALAFRAAAGDLFGYDQPVILQMIEIEPALGALSGVAMELADCAFPLLAGVTVTADLSEGMGDVTHVFLVGARPRGAGMERADLIGANARIFGPQGKAINDNATRDVRVQVVGNPANTNALIALSNAPDLDPSQFSAMTRLDHNRAIAQVASHSGTAVSDVRRMTIWGNHSATQYPDVSHCTISGRPAIEQLDASWVRDTFIPTVQKRGAAVIKARGASSAASAASAALDQMRTWHQGTETADWTSMAVPSDGSYGIREGVVYSYPVTCHDGRYEIVQDLEIDDFSRGRMNASDAELREERDAVSDLL
- a CDS encoding adenine phosphoribosyltransferase, which gives rise to MDRLKANIRDIPDFPGPGIVFRDITPMVKDPSTLRLAVHQLLHPFLGEPITAVAGMEARGFIFGSLVAWELGVGFVPLRKPGKLPYDVQSASYDLEYGSATLEVHVDALKSGERVLLVDDLLATGGTAEASCKLVESLGAEVSACAFVVELDALGGRERLAGRRVHSLIHY
- the nagZ gene encoding beta-N-acetylhexosaminidase produces the protein MSLGPVMVDLEGTVLSGPEESLLRHPMVGGVILFTRNFESIPQLRVLVASIHALRHPRLLVAVDHEGGRVQRFREGFTCLPPARSIGDLYASDPGHARSSARLLGWLMAAELRAVGIDFSFTPVLDLGHGLGDVIGDRAYHRGPEVVADLAHHTMVGMRDAGMAAVGKHFPGHGSVKEDSHIAMPVDRRPLADVMGSDVLPFERMIHYGLAGMMPAHVIYPSADPRPAGFSPFWLQGVLRGQLGFQGAIFSDDLSMEAAHVAGDLPARARKALEAGCDMVLVCNHPQGARETVESLEGYESPASLVRLARMHAHGGDGEVTGPEGARWREAVALAASLKDSPGYELNV
- a CDS encoding hypoxanthine-guanine phosphoribosyltransferase; translated protein: MNMTGPSRHEMERILEDAERLFDAGAIDAALDAMARRIRQDLKDREVLVLCVMHGGLMTTAGILPRLGFPVVQDYIHVSRYRGRTSGGELHWKRPPPEDLSGRVVLVVDDILDEGHTLAAIVARCASQGADLVKTAVLLDKRVAGRKRPIEADYVGLEVGDRYVFGFGMDYAEGLRNLPEIYALGAS
- a CDS encoding S-methyl-5'-thioinosine phosphorylase, with amino-acid sequence MTRSDLAVIGGTGLETLPGLEVTERQVVETPWGPPSGPLVHGTLHERPVTFLSRHGEGHAIAPHRVNYRANIWALREHASNRVMAVAAVGGIDALIAPGTICIPDQIIDYTWNRDTTFFDPSHGEVVHIDFTQPYCEKLRGEMLLAATRAGIEVTPAGTYAAVQGPRLETAAEVRRLQRDGCHIVGMTGMPEACLARELELCYATCAVCANAAAGLGPGMITMDDIRATLVNGMADVGRLIGALLAV
- a CDS encoding peptidoglycan binding protein CsiV — translated: MRQPPHAPGIVTCLLIALLTTMPVPSVYGAGPDYQVDLVVFTFANPHDDERMVSTPDTPDTAGAIRLEERRLPEGFEAVPSSDSAIADVVATIKRSSRYRLLGHFIWRQPGMDRDTAPPVRVHGGNDYTEAVRRQYLALPLDHPMGDTRISRDTVFEQFDGTVTLGKGRYLHIDTDLVYRQPEIVSVHDAATGAQTSRKELHQYPVRSHRRMRSGELHYIDHPLLGILVMVTRLQGASTPPEPETEPEPEESDGQPASPAN